From a region of the Streptomyces tirandamycinicus genome:
- a CDS encoding DEAD/DEAH box helicase: MSISSSDRAVLPGNDEIVDAADSSNAADAGSTHANGEAAEAAQVAEAVETPAAPEVTFGDLGLPEGVVRKLAQNGVTVPFPIQAATIPDALAGKDILGRGRTGSGKTLSFGLPLLATLAGGHTEKKKPRGVILTPTRELAMQVADALQPYGDVLGLKMKVVCGGTSMGNQIYALERGVDILVATPGRLRDVINRGACSLESVRVAVLDEADQMADLGFLPEVTELLDQVPEGGQRLLFSATLENEIDSLVKRYLVDPVTHEVDPSAGAVTTMTHHVLVVKPKDKAPVTAAIAARKGRTIIFVRTQLGADRVAEQLQDAGVRADALHGGMTQGARTRTLADFKDGYVNVLVATDVAARGIHVDGIDLVLNVDPAGDHKDYLHRSGRTARAGRSGTVVSLALPHQRRQIFRLMEDAGVDASRHIVGGAGAFDPEVAEITGARSLTEVQADSASNAAKQAEREVDQLSKQLERLQRRAAELREEADRLVARAARDRGEDPEAAVAEAAQTAQAEAAATEESEFGASVPEPRTADVREDREPSRDERPSYERRERRDDRGNFERRERRDGERGGFRRDDRGGRSFERRDGDRGGRSFERRDGERGGFRRDERRDGERGGFRRDDRGGRSFERRDGDRGGRSFERRDGERGGFRRDERRDGERGGFRRDDRGGRSFERREHRGGHDRPFNRDRRDDRPSGGFRSGGHDRPYGRRDDHRGSGSGSFGGGRRDDKPRWKRNG, encoded by the coding sequence ATGTCCATTTCCAGTTCTGACCGTGCCGTCCTGCCCGGGAACGACGAGATCGTCGATGCCGCGGACTCCTCGAACGCCGCAGACGCCGGCAGCACCCACGCCAACGGCGAGGCAGCCGAGGCCGCTCAGGTCGCCGAAGCCGTCGAGACGCCCGCCGCGCCGGAGGTGACCTTCGGCGACCTCGGTCTGCCCGAGGGCGTCGTCCGCAAGCTCGCCCAGAACGGTGTGACCGTCCCGTTCCCGATCCAGGCGGCGACCATCCCGGACGCCCTGGCCGGCAAGGACATCCTCGGCCGCGGCCGCACCGGCTCCGGCAAGACCCTCTCCTTCGGTCTTCCGCTGCTCGCCACGCTGGCCGGCGGCCACACCGAGAAGAAGAAGCCCCGCGGCGTCATCCTCACCCCGACCCGTGAGCTGGCCATGCAGGTCGCCGACGCCCTCCAGCCGTACGGCGACGTCCTCGGCCTCAAGATGAAGGTCGTCTGCGGCGGTACGTCCATGGGCAACCAGATCTACGCCCTGGAGCGCGGCGTCGACATCCTCGTCGCCACCCCGGGCCGGCTGCGGGACGTCATCAACCGCGGCGCCTGCTCCCTGGAGTCCGTCCGGGTCGCGGTCCTCGACGAGGCTGACCAGATGGCCGACCTGGGCTTCCTGCCCGAGGTCACCGAACTGCTCGACCAGGTCCCCGAGGGCGGGCAGCGCCTGCTGTTCTCCGCGACGCTGGAGAACGAGATCGACAGCCTCGTCAAGCGCTACCTGGTCGACCCGGTGACGCACGAGGTCGACCCGTCGGCCGGCGCCGTCACCACCATGACCCACCACGTCCTCGTGGTGAAGCCCAAGGACAAGGCCCCGGTCACGGCCGCCATCGCCGCCCGCAAGGGCCGCACCATCATCTTCGTCCGCACCCAGCTGGGCGCGGACCGCGTCGCCGAGCAGCTGCAGGACGCCGGAGTGCGCGCCGACGCGCTGCACGGCGGCATGACGCAGGGCGCCCGTACCCGCACGCTCGCCGACTTCAAGGACGGCTATGTGAACGTGCTGGTCGCCACCGACGTCGCCGCCCGCGGCATCCACGTCGACGGCATCGACCTGGTCCTGAACGTGGACCCGGCCGGTGACCACAAGGACTACCTGCACCGCTCGGGCCGCACCGCCCGTGCCGGCCGGTCCGGCACCGTCGTCTCGCTGGCGCTCCCGCACCAGCGCCGCCAGATCTTCCGGCTGATGGAGGACGCGGGCGTCGACGCCTCGCGCCACATCGTCGGCGGCGCCGGCGCGTTCGACCCGGAGGTCGCCGAGATCACCGGCGCCCGTTCGCTGACCGAGGTTCAGGCGGACTCGGCGAGCAACGCCGCGAAGCAGGCCGAGCGCGAGGTCGACCAGCTCAGCAAGCAGCTCGAGCGCCTGCAGCGCCGTGCCGCCGAACTGCGCGAGGAGGCCGACCGCCTCGTCGCACGGGCGGCGCGCGATCGGGGCGAGGACCCGGAGGCCGCGGTCGCCGAGGCGGCGCAGACGGCGCAGGCCGAGGCGGCCGCCACCGAGGAGTCGGAGTTCGGGGCATCCGTTCCGGAGCCGCGTACGGCGGACGTGCGGGAGGACCGCGAGCCGTCCCGCGACGAGCGGCCCTCGTACGAGCGCCGTGAGCGCCGTGACGACCGGGGCAACTTCGAGCGCCGTGAGCGTCGTGACGGTGAGCGCGGTGGTTTCCGCCGCGATGACCGTGGTGGCCGTTCGTTCGAGCGCCGGGACGGCGACCGTGGTGGGCGTTCGTTCGAGCGTCGTGACGGTGAGCGCGGTGGTTTCCGCCGGGACGAGCGTCGTGACGGTGAGCGCGGTGGTTTCCGCCGTGACGACCGTGGTGGGCGTTCGTTCGAGCGCCGGGACGGCGACCGTGGTGGGCGTTCGTTCGAGCGTCGTGACGGTGAGCGTGGCGGTTTCCGCCGGGACGAGCGTCGTGACGGTGAGCGCGGTGGTTTCCGCCGTGACGACCGTGGTGGCCGTTCGTTCGAGCGCCGTGAGCACCGAGGTGGCCACGACCGTCCGTTCAACCGCGACCGCCGCGACGACCGTCCCTCCGGCGGCTTCCGCTCCGGTGGCCACGACCGCCCGTACGGTCGCCGGGACGACCACCGCGGTTCGGGCTCCGGCTCCTTCGGCGGCGGCCGCCGTGACGACAAGCCGCGCTGGAAGCGCAACGGCTGA
- a CDS encoding PIN domain-containing protein — protein MTRSPALPGGTLVLDSEGLAKAVLRDRTVTGWLALARADDLRVITSAATLVEVIHPRINRPALEWTLARLVLEPITEPIARHAAALLADAGLHGHKYAIDAMLAATALAAPGPATILTSDPEDLMTLCGTRATVIKI, from the coding sequence GTGACCCGCTCCCCTGCGCTACCCGGCGGCACTCTCGTCCTCGACAGCGAAGGACTCGCCAAAGCGGTCCTGCGCGACCGCACGGTCACCGGCTGGCTTGCCCTGGCCCGCGCCGACGACCTACGCGTGATCACCTCGGCTGCCACGCTCGTCGAGGTGATCCACCCCCGCATCAACCGCCCGGCCCTGGAATGGACGCTCGCCCGCCTCGTCCTGGAGCCGATCACCGAGCCGATCGCCCGCCACGCGGCCGCCTTGCTCGCCGACGCCGGCCTGCACGGCCACAAGTACGCCATCGACGCCATGCTCGCCGCCACCGCCCTCGCCGCACCTGGGCCGGCCACGATCCTCACTTCCGACCCCGAGGACCTGATGACGCTTTGCGGCACGCGGGCCACGGTTATCAAGATCTGA
- a CDS encoding metallophosphoesterase family protein, which yields MARHELLQAGLARLRRHYLSHRASPVSALVHSPHPYGRAFGLVAVVLLGAWLGLLIVGAVRTPVGPVDTSMALRPSVSGGTKINVSPLGALELDSHTAPIRLDVNIDRLDPVRSQALVQHPERLAGLQEEIAQDVAEGTRDLALRSCVAVVSGATALGLAVYRRPRRALAAGGLALALLAASGASAWATWNPKSVLEPRFSGLLSSAPSVVGNARSIVTEFDVYQKELARLVTNVTKLYEATSTLPVYQPDPGTMRVLHVSDIHLNPAAWHIIGSLVEQYEIDAIIDTGDTMDHGTAAENPFLDPIPDLGAPYVWVRGNHDSLVTQRYLQRLKNVHVLDEGRAVTVGGLRVAGTGDPQFTPDRSTVPAGDPAERMAGIRLASALRDQSAAGTPVDIAVAHNPVAARETDGEVPLVLAGHVHRRDTEILPFGTRLKIEGSTGGGGLRAVEREEPEKVRASVLYLDRDTRTLQAWDEITLGGLGLTTAEVSRHLAKAPPPQGPPATRTPPPTGLPSPAP from the coding sequence ATGGCCCGCCATGAACTCCTGCAAGCCGGCCTCGCCCGCCTCAGGCGCCACTACCTGTCCCACCGCGCGAGCCCCGTCAGCGCACTGGTCCACAGCCCGCACCCGTACGGGCGGGCGTTCGGGCTCGTGGCCGTCGTCCTGCTGGGGGCATGGCTGGGGCTGCTGATCGTGGGGGCGGTCCGCACGCCGGTGGGCCCCGTGGACACGAGCATGGCGCTCCGGCCGTCCGTCTCCGGCGGCACGAAGATCAACGTCTCGCCGCTCGGCGCCCTCGAACTCGACTCGCACACCGCGCCGATCCGGCTCGACGTCAACATCGACCGGCTCGACCCCGTCCGCTCCCAGGCGCTCGTGCAGCACCCGGAGCGTCTCGCCGGGCTCCAGGAGGAGATCGCCCAGGACGTCGCGGAGGGCACCCGCGACCTGGCCCTGCGCTCCTGCGTCGCCGTGGTCTCCGGAGCCACGGCCCTCGGCCTCGCCGTCTACCGCCGCCCGCGCCGGGCCCTCGCGGCCGGCGGCCTCGCCCTCGCCCTGCTGGCCGCCTCCGGGGCGAGCGCATGGGCCACCTGGAATCCGAAGTCGGTGCTGGAGCCCAGGTTCTCGGGGCTGTTGAGCAGCGCCCCGTCGGTCGTCGGCAACGCGCGTTCGATCGTCACCGAATTCGACGTGTACCAGAAGGAGTTGGCCCGGCTTGTCACCAATGTCACCAAGCTGTACGAGGCGACCTCCACGCTGCCGGTCTACCAGCCGGACCCGGGCACCATGCGCGTGCTGCACGTCTCCGACATCCACCTCAACCCGGCCGCGTGGCACATCATCGGCTCGCTCGTGGAGCAGTACGAGATCGACGCGATCATCGACACCGGCGACACCATGGACCACGGCACCGCGGCGGAGAACCCCTTCCTCGACCCGATCCCGGACCTCGGCGCGCCCTACGTCTGGGTGCGAGGCAACCACGACTCGCTGGTGACCCAGCGCTATCTCCAGCGGCTGAAGAACGTCCACGTCCTCGACGAGGGCCGCGCGGTGACCGTGGGAGGCCTGCGGGTGGCGGGCACCGGCGACCCCCAGTTCACGCCGGACCGATCGACGGTCCCCGCGGGCGACCCCGCCGAACGCATGGCCGGGATCCGGCTGGCCTCGGCGCTGCGCGACCAGAGCGCGGCCGGCACCCCCGTCGACATCGCGGTCGCCCACAACCCCGTGGCCGCTCGCGAGACGGACGGCGAGGTGCCGCTGGTCCTGGCAGGCCACGTCCACCGCCGGGACACCGAGATCCTCCCGTTCGGCACCCGCCTCAAGATCGAGGGCTCCACGGGCGGCGGCGGGCTTCGGGCGGTCGAACGCGAGGAGCCGGAGAAGGTCCGCGCCTCCGTCCTCTACCTCGACCGCGACACGCGCACCCTCCAGGCCTGGGACGAGATCACCCTCGGCGGGCTGGGTCTCACCACGGCCGAGGTCAGCCGCCACCTGGCGAAGGCGCCTCCGCCGCAGGGTCCCCCGGCAACACGGACCCCGCCCCCGACGGGGCTGCCGTCTCCCGCCCCGTAA
- a CDS encoding CopG family transcriptional regulator, with amino-acid sequence MSEPTGKYSITMPRDIAEAAKARSGHSGLSAYVTAAVARQIERDNLNELIAVAEAEHGPITDEEIRSLRDQLTLARREQNQHGTSAA; translated from the coding sequence ATGAGCGAGCCCACCGGCAAGTATTCGATCACCATGCCGCGCGACATCGCCGAGGCCGCCAAGGCCCGCAGCGGCCACTCCGGCCTGTCCGCCTACGTGACCGCTGCCGTGGCCCGCCAGATCGAACGCGACAACCTCAACGAACTCATCGCCGTCGCCGAAGCCGAGCACGGCCCGATCACGGACGAGGAGATCCGGTCTCTGCGCGACCAGCTCACGCTGGCACGGCGCGAACAGAACCAGCACGGGACAAGCGCCGCGTGA
- the mycP gene encoding type VII secretion-associated serine protease mycosin, whose translation MLTSTRQPARLHYALSVAVGVMLAGIATAPVHAETIRERQWHLDAMHADEMWETTTGRGITVAVIDSGVDKNVADLRGQVLDGMDYSGLEGDEHADQAGHGTGMASLIAATGARSKVNGSHGLAPGTKILPIKMPYATGGFGTETSGRRYSESLIKAIRFAADSEAKVINVSMGSANTPGKRNVGTPELTAAVKYALGKGKLIFAAVGNSGDVTNAVEYPAATPGVVGVAGVDQKAKPLENSQFGPQVDLAAPGKDIVGACPEGTQICGGTGTSASSALASASAALLWSQHPDWTNNQVLRVLMQTASGNDKGLSRDDVVGYGVIRPRIALKTPGDPGPADKYPIPGFTYEDAKPSSSEPAKPSGPAGSSDQPTVAPAASNDDSSATGLWIAAGIGAAVVLCAAIAVPVLRNRRRLSASTAPAVPPQYGGQQLYYPHAPTPPQRHGLGQQPHTTAHNEHREHDGGSP comes from the coding sequence ATGCTTACCAGCACCAGGCAACCGGCCAGGCTCCACTACGCCCTATCGGTGGCTGTGGGCGTGATGCTGGCCGGCATCGCTACAGCCCCAGTGCACGCTGAGACCATCCGCGAGAGGCAGTGGCACCTTGACGCGATGCACGCCGACGAGATGTGGGAAACCACCACCGGGCGTGGCATCACGGTCGCTGTCATCGACTCCGGTGTGGACAAGAACGTGGCGGATCTGCGCGGCCAGGTCCTGGACGGCATGGACTACTCCGGCCTGGAAGGAGACGAACACGCGGACCAGGCCGGTCACGGCACTGGCATGGCTTCGTTGATCGCCGCGACGGGAGCTCGGAGCAAGGTCAACGGATCGCACGGGCTGGCTCCAGGCACCAAGATCCTCCCCATCAAGATGCCGTATGCCACCGGCGGCTTCGGAACGGAGACTTCAGGGCGCCGCTACTCGGAGAGTCTGATCAAAGCCATCCGGTTCGCAGCTGACTCCGAAGCCAAGGTCATCAACGTCTCCATGGGGAGCGCGAACACGCCAGGGAAGAGGAACGTCGGTACCCCGGAGTTGACCGCTGCTGTGAAGTACGCGCTCGGCAAGGGCAAGCTCATTTTCGCCGCGGTCGGCAACAGCGGTGACGTCACGAACGCCGTCGAGTACCCAGCGGCGACACCGGGAGTCGTAGGGGTGGCCGGCGTCGACCAGAAGGCGAAACCACTTGAGAACTCCCAGTTCGGCCCACAAGTCGACCTCGCCGCACCCGGCAAGGACATTGTGGGCGCCTGCCCGGAGGGCACCCAGATCTGCGGAGGAACGGGCACGAGCGCATCCTCGGCCCTCGCCTCCGCCTCCGCCGCCCTCCTCTGGTCCCAGCATCCCGACTGGACCAACAACCAGGTGCTCCGTGTCCTGATGCAGACCGCCAGCGGCAACGACAAGGGCCTCAGCCGCGACGACGTGGTCGGTTACGGCGTCATCCGCCCACGTATCGCCCTGAAGACCCCAGGCGACCCCGGGCCCGCCGACAAGTACCCGATCCCCGGCTTCACCTACGAGGACGCCAAGCCTTCGTCCTCCGAGCCCGCCAAGCCTTCGGGCCCCGCGGGAAGCTCCGACCAGCCGACGGTCGCGCCCGCGGCGTCCAACGACGACAGCAGCGCGACCGGACTCTGGATCGCGGCCGGCATCGGCGCTGCGGTCGTGCTGTGCGCGGCGATTGCTGTCCCGGTTCTCCGCAACCGTCGCCGTCTCAGTGCATCTACAGCTCCCGCTGTTCCGCCCCAGTACGGAGGGCAGCAACTGTACTACCCGCACGCGCCGACACCGCCCCAGCGCCATGGTTTGGGGCAGCAGCCGCACACCACAGCTCACAACGAGCACAGGGAACATGATGGCGGGAGCCCGTAG
- a CDS encoding metallopeptidase family protein gives MLEMSREAFEELVSQALDTIPPELTRVMDNVAVFVEDEPDPSDPELLGLYEGTPLTERGEWYAGVLPDRISIYMGPTLRYCETPDDVVHEVAVTVVHEIAHHFGIDDERLHELGWG, from the coding sequence GTGCTGGAGATGTCGCGGGAAGCATTCGAAGAGTTGGTGAGCCAGGCCCTGGACACGATCCCCCCGGAGCTGACCCGGGTCATGGACAACGTGGCCGTGTTCGTCGAGGACGAGCCCGACCCGTCCGACCCGGAACTGCTGGGGCTGTACGAGGGGACTCCGCTCACCGAGCGCGGGGAGTGGTACGCCGGTGTGCTCCCCGACCGCATCTCCATCTACATGGGCCCGACGCTCCGCTACTGCGAGACCCCCGACGACGTGGTGCACGAGGTCGCCGTGACCGTGGTCCACGAGATCGCCCACCACTTCGGCATCGACGACGAACGGCTCCACGAACTGGGCTGGGGCTGA
- a CDS encoding cytochrome c biogenesis CcdA family protein — translation MSDIGYLAAFLGGLLALLSPCSALLLPAFFAYSIDTTSRLVARTCVFYAGLATTLVPLGAAGSFAGRLFYGHRDLLVAVGGWLIIALGVAQLAGLGFASRRLTEAGGRIRPTTALSVYALGAVYGLAGFCAGPILGSVLTVAALSGSPAYGGLLLAVYALGMAVPLFALALLWERCDLSRRRWLRGRTLRIAGRFELHTTSALSGLFFVVLGTVFLAFDGTTALPGLLSVDDSFAAEQWASDAGRAVPDWLLLALVVASAAIVLTVRGLRGRDRV, via the coding sequence GTGAGCGACATCGGCTACCTGGCCGCCTTCCTGGGCGGCCTGCTCGCTCTGCTCAGCCCCTGCAGCGCGCTGCTGCTGCCCGCCTTCTTCGCGTACTCGATCGACACCACGTCCCGGCTGGTCGCGCGCACCTGCGTCTTCTACGCGGGCCTGGCGACGACCCTGGTCCCGCTGGGTGCCGCGGGCTCGTTCGCCGGGCGCCTCTTCTACGGCCACCGCGACCTGCTGGTCGCGGTGGGCGGCTGGCTGATCATCGCGCTCGGGGTGGCCCAGTTGGCGGGTCTCGGCTTCGCCTCCCGCCGCCTCACCGAGGCCGGCGGGCGGATCCGACCCACCACCGCGCTCTCCGTGTACGCCCTCGGCGCGGTCTACGGACTCGCGGGTTTCTGCGCGGGGCCGATCCTCGGCAGCGTCCTCACCGTGGCGGCCCTGAGCGGAAGCCCCGCGTACGGGGGGCTCCTCCTCGCCGTCTACGCCCTGGGCATGGCGGTCCCGCTGTTCGCCCTGGCCCTGCTGTGGGAACGCTGCGACCTGTCCCGCCGCCGCTGGCTGCGCGGACGCACCCTGCGCATCGCCGGGCGCTTCGAGCTGCACACCACCTCGGCCCTGTCCGGCCTGTTCTTCGTCGTCCTCGGCACCGTCTTCCTCGCCTTCGACGGCACGACGGCGCTGCCGGGGCTGCTGTCCGTCGACGACTCCTTCGCCGCGGAGCAGTGGGCCTCCGACGCGGGTCGTGCGGTACCCGACTGGTTGCTGCTCGCCCTGGTGGTGGCGTCCGCGGCGATCGTCCTCACGGTTCGCGGGCTGCGCGGGCGGGACCGGGTGTGA
- a CDS encoding EamA family transporter: MRGGPARRHGGAHPAVTGPLTAAGSRLLACRVPARRSHGSGHRHGDPRSHGGGHGRARTYAYVNPVVAVLLGSLVLGERLTWPIAVGGAVVVAGVCLIVSTERRR, encoded by the coding sequence GTGCGCGGCGGACCCGCGCGGCGGCACGGCGGGGCCCATCCCGCCGTCACCGGACCCCTCACCGCAGCCGGGAGCCGGCTGCTCGCCTGCCGGGTACCCGCCCGGCGAAGCCACGGCAGTGGGCACAGGCACGGCGACCCGCGAAGCCACGGCGGCGGGCACGGCCGTGCCCGCACCTACGCCTACGTCAACCCCGTCGTCGCCGTGCTCCTCGGCTCGCTGGTCCTCGGGGAGCGGCTGACCTGGCCCATTGCGGTCGGCGGCGCGGTCGTCGTGGCCGGTGTCTGCCTGATCGTCAGCACCGAACGCCGCCGCTGA